A stretch of the Rosa rugosa chromosome 5, drRosRugo1.1, whole genome shotgun sequence genome encodes the following:
- the LOC133710455 gene encoding protein JINGUBANG yields the protein MKLRSWFSATCSSHESTVSIPQPRPSYQKRHVVSDPSSSSDNPSSSSSTSDTCSTSLHSNLSLQTLPSVPSLQKLISQLDAPNLSVSHLCFTTLTPTPSSSSLPITCLAVHHNRLYAASGHEINVYDQADFSHLDSFNAHDPSSGTVKSVSFSDGKVFTAHQDCKIKVWEIIPGKRHRLLTTLPTVNDRLLRFALPKNYVSIRRHVKRLWIQHADAVTGIAVNNGLVYSVSWDKTLKIWRDSNLRCVESVKAHEDAVSAVAVAKDGTVYTGSADRRIRVWGRPQDEKRHVLVATLEKHKSAVNALALNDDGSVLFSGACDRSILVWEREDSANHMAVTGALRGHGKAILCLFNVGDLLLSGSADRTVRMWRRGEDGSYCCLGVLEGHVKPVKALVAVTGESGGGGVVSVVSGSLDGVVKVWHVSVSEAIKEQKML from the coding sequence ATGAAGCTCCGATCGTGGTTCTCCGCCACATGCTCCTCCCACGAATCCACCGTCTCCATCCCCCAACCCCGACCCTCATACCAAAAACGACACGTCGTCTCCGACCCCAGCAGCTCCTCCGATAACCCCAGCAGCTCCTCCAGTACTAGCGACACCTGCAGCACCAGCCTCCATTCCAACCTCTCCCTCCAGACGCTGCCATCTGTCCCCTCCCTTCAGAAGCTCATCTCCCAACTCGACGCCCCAAACCTCTCCGTCTCTCACCTCTGCTTCACCACCCTCACTCCcaccccctcctcctcctctctcccGATCACCTGCCTCGCCGTCCACCACAACCGCCTCTACGCCGCCTCCGGCCACGAAATCAACGTCTACGATCAGGCTGACTTTTCCCACCTCGACTCATTCAACGCTCACGATCCCTCCTCGGGCACCGTGAAGTCCGTCTCGTTTTCCGACGGCAAGGTGTTCACCGCGCACCAGGACTGTAAAATCAAAGTCTGGGAGATAATCCCGGGTAAACGGCACAGACTCCTAACCACCCTCCCCACCGTCAACGACCGTTTGCTTCGTTTTGCGCTCCCCAAGAACTACGTCAGCATACGCCGGCACGTGAAACGCCTCTGGATCCAGCACGCCGACGCCGTTACCGGCATCGCCGTCAACAACGGCCTCGTCTACTCGGTTTCCTGGGACAAGACCTTGAAGATTTGGCGGGACTCCAACCTCCGCTGCGTGGAGTCCGTCAAGGCGCACGAGGACGCCGTGAGCGCGGTGGCGGTGGCGAAGGACGGGACCGTCTACACCGGGTCGGCGGACCGTCGGATCCGGGTCTGGGGGAGACCGCAAGACGAGAAGCGCCACGTGTTGGTGGCGACGCTGGAGAAGCACAAGTCGGCGGTGAACGCTTTGGCTCTAAACGACGACGGATCGGTGCTGTTCTCGGGGGCCTGTGACCGTTCGATCCTGGTGTGGGAGAGAGAGGACAGCGCGAACCACATGGCGGTTACGGGGGCGTTGAGGGGGCATGGTAAGGCGATACTGTGTTTATTCAACGTCGGGGATTTGCTGCTGAGTGGGTCCGCTGATCGGACGGTGAGGATGTGGCGGCGAGGGGAGGATGGCAGTTATTGCTGTTTGGGGGTTTTGGAGGGACACGTGAAACCGGTGAAGGCGCTGGTGGCGGTTACGGGAGAGAGTGGCGGCGGCGGCGTCGTTTCGGTTGTGAGTGGGAGTTTAGATGGAGTGGTGAAGGTGTGGCACGTGTCGGTTTCGGAGGCGATTAAAGAACAGAAGATGTTATGA
- the LOC133707991 gene encoding putative multidrug resistance protein — translation MGKKGGLFRYADGVDKLLMVFGTLGSIGDGLMTPLTMFVLSRVINEYGAATLTFSNDIVDEYSLKLLSVAIGVGISAFIEGFCWTRTAERQTSRMRMEYLKSVLRQDVAFFDSQANSSMTFQVISTISSDAHFIQDTIAEKLPNCLAHLSSFLFCFPVAFVLSWRLALAALPFSVMFIIPGLGFGKVMQDLGVKINGAYGVAGGIAEQAISSIRTVYSYVGERQTLKKFSIALEKVTQLGIKQGFTKGLLIGSMGMIYAAWAFQAWVGSKLVIERGEKGGLVFVSGICVILGGLAIMNALPNLSFITQASTAATRISEMIDRVPVIDSEDERGKVLPYVKGDIEFRKVDFFYPSRPDTPILQGLSLKVQAGKMLGLVGSSGSGKSTIISLLERFYDPVKGEILLDGHKLKKFQLHWLRSQMGLVNQEPILFATSIIENILFGKEGASMEDVTSAAKAANAHDFIVKLPAGYHTQVGQFGVQLSGGQKQRISIARAIIRDPKILLLDEATSALDAQSETIVQEALDQASQGRTTIVIAHRLSTIRKADTIVVLQSGRVVEKGSHDELVNMRNGEAGAYKKMLQLHKQAMQNSNPNRMEQPQTPQTARRLGSSWQNSPGPLSGRSSWHTTKSVHSSWQNSPLTPAYAVTPIFSISIANSIQTPQYDDFDNEWSKEISKTSSSQWRLFQMNAPEWKQATLGCLGAAGFGTLQPIHAYCLGTVVSIYYGSDDSTIRSQTRFYCYIFLGLAVFSFFANLLQHYNFAVMGERLSERVRTKLLEKLLTFEIGWFDQDENTSAAICARLTTEANIVRSLTADRISLLVQVFFSATIAYILGLMVTWRIAIVMIAIQPLLIGSFYYRSVLMKSMSRKAQKSQAVGSQLASEATFNHRTITAFSSQTRILKLFRDAMQGPRNENIKQSWVAGFGLFSSQFLTTAAIALTYWYGGRLMNQNLISSTHLFQVFFILMSTGKNIADAGSMTSDLARSGKAITSIFAILDRESEISSEELKGAKKTFKGYIELKNVVFSYPVRPDQMIFKGLNLKIKAGNTMALVGQSGSGKSTVIGLIERFYDPLNGSVFIDGCDIKQYNLKNLRSQIALVSQEPTLFGGTIQENIVYGKENATVAEVRKAAKQANAHEFISSMENGYDTYCGERGVQLSGGQKQRIALARAILKNPSILLLDEATSALDSVSENLVQEALEKMTVGRTCVVVAHRLSTIQKSDSIAVIMNGKVAEQGSHSELVSIGSGGAYYSLIKLQSNQAISA, via the exons ATGGGGAAGAAAGGTGGGTTGTTCAGGTATGCAGATGGTGTTGACAAGTTACTGATGGTGTTTGGAACTTTGGGTAGCATTGGAGATGGGTTGATGACACCTCTTACAATGTTTGTGCTCAGCCGCGTCATCAATGAGTATGGAGCTGCAACTCTTACTTTCTCTAACGACATTGTCGACGAG TACTCACTCAAGCTGCTCAGTGTAGCAATTGGAGTTGGAATATCTGCTTTCATTG AAGGGTTTTGTTGGACCAGAACTGCTGAGAGACAGACATCCAGAATGAGAATGGAATACTTAAAATCAGTCCTTAGGCAAGACGTTGCGTTCTTTGACAGTCAAGCAAATTCTTCCATGACCTTCCAAGTCATTTCCACAATCTCTTCTGATGCTCATTTTATCCAAGACACAATAGCTGAGAAG CTACCAAATTGCCTGGCTCACCTCTCATCATTTCTGTTCTGCTTTCCTGTTGCCTTTGTGCTTTCTTGGAGATTGGCACTGGCTGCTCTTCCATTCTCGGTCATGTTTATCATCCCCGGATTGGGATTTGGGAAGGTAATGCAAGACTTAGGAGTTAAGATAAATGGTGCATATGGAGTTGCTGGAGGGATTGCAGAACAAGCAATCTCTTCAATCCGCACAGTCTATTCTTATGTTGGGGAGCGTCAAACACTGAAGAAGTTCAGCATTGCTCTTGAGAAAGTTACACAGCTTGGCATAAAGCAAGGATTCACAAAGGGATTACTAATAGGGAGCATGGGAATGATCTATGCTGCTTGGGCTTTTCAGGCTTGGGTTGGAAGCAAACTTGTTATTGAGAGAGGTGAAAAGGGTGGCCTCGTTTTTGTTTCTGGAATCTGTGTAATTCTGGGAGGATT GGCCATTATGAATGCACTTCCAAATCTCTCCTTCATCACTCAGGCAAGTACTGCTGCTACCCGAATATCTGAGATGATTGATCGCGTTCCGGTTATTGACTCTGAAGATGAAAGGGGAAAAGTTTTACCATATGTGAAAGGAGATATTGAGTTCAGAAAGGTTGACTTCTTCTACCCGTCAAGACCTGATACCCCAATTCTTCAAGGACTCAGCCTTAAGGTTCAAGCTGGTAAGATGCTGGGTCTTGTTGGAAGCAGTGGCTCTGGAAAGTCAACAATCATTTCTTTGCTTGAAAGATTTTATGATCCAGTAAAAGGGGAAATTCTCCTTGATGGACACAAATTAAAGAAGTTTCAGCTGCACTGGTTGAGGTCCCAGATGGGGCTGGTTAATCAAGAACCGATTCTCTTTGCAACATCCATAATAGAGAATATTTTATTTGGGAAGGAAGGAGCTTCTATGGAAGATGTGACAAGTGCAGCTAAGGCTGCAAATGCACATGACTTCATTGTTAAACTACCTGCAGGATATCACACTCAA GTTGGGCAATTTGGAGTTCAATTGTCTGGAGGGCAAAAGCAAAGGATTTCCATAGCAAGAGCAATAATCAGAGACCCGAAAATTCTTTTGCTTGATGAAGCAACAAGTGCTTTGGATGCTCAGTCTGAAACTATTGTACAAGAAGCCTTAGACCAAGCATCGCAAGGAAGAACAACCATTGTCATAGCTCACCGCCTCAGCACAATACGTAAGGCTGATACAATAGTGGTTCTTCAATCAGGGAGAGTGGTTGAGAAGGGATCCCATGACGAGTTGGTCAACATGAGAAATGGAGAAGCTGGAGCTTACAAAAAAATGCTGCAATTACATAAACAAGCCATGCAAAATAGTAACCCCAACAGAATGGAGCAACCTCAAACTCCACAGACAGCAAGGCGTTTGGGGTCAAGCTGGCAAAATAGCCCAGGACCACTAAGTGGGAGGTCAAGTTGGCACACAACAAAGAGTGTTCACTCAAGCTGGCAAAACAGCCCACTGACCCCAGCATATGCAGTCACCCCAATATTTTCCATTAGTATAGCGAACTCCATCCAAACTCCCCAGTATGATGACTTTGACAATGAATGGTCAAAAGAAATCTCTAAAACTTCCTCATCTCAGTGGCgtttgtttcaaatgaatgcaCCAGAGTGGAAGCAAGCAACACTGGGGTGTCTAGGTGCTGCTGGCTTTGGAACTCTTCAGCCAATTCATGCCTACTGCTTAGGAACAGTAGTGTCAATTTACTATGGATCAGACGATTCCACCATCAGATCACAGACCAGATTCTACTGCTACATCTTCTTAGGCTTAGCAGTTTTCAGCTTCTTTGCTAATCTCCTCCAGCATTACAACTTTGCAGTCATGGGAGAGAGATTATCTGAAAGAGTTCGAACAAAATTGCTAGAAAAACTTCTTACCTTTGAGATAGGGTGGTTTGATCAAGATGAGAACACAAGTGCTGCCATCTGTGCCCGGCTAACCACTGAAGCCAACATTGTTAGATCCCTTACTGCAGACCGTATCTCATTGTTGGTTCAGGTTTTCTTCAGTGCCACCATAGCTTATATACTCGGATTAATGGTCACATGGAGGATAGCCATTGTCATGATTGCAATACAGCCTTTGCTCATTGGAAGCTTCTATTATAGGAGTGTTCTAATGAAGAGTATGTCGAGAAAAGCACAGAAATCACAGGCTGTAGGTAGTCAACTTGCAAGTGAAGCTACTTTCAACCACAGGACAATCACTGCATTTTCCTCACAGACAAGGATATTAAAACTCTTTCGAGATGCTATGCAAGGCCCGAGGAACGAGAACATCAAACAGTCATGGGTTGCGGGTTTTGGTTTGTTCAGCTCTCAATTTCTGACCACAGCTGCTATAGCTTTGACATATTGGTATGGAGGGAGGCTTATGAATCAGAACTTAATATCATCAACGCACCTATTTCAAGTTTTCTTCATCCTAATGAGCACTGGTAAGAACATTGCAGATGCAGGAAGCATGACTTCTGATCTTGCAAGAAGTGGGAAAGCCATCACCTCAATATTTGCTATTCTAGacagagaaagtgagatttctTCTGAGGAGCTTAAAGGGGCTAAAAAGACTTTCAAGGGTTACATAGAGCTGAAAAATGTGGTATTCTCATACCCAGTCAGGCCTGACCAGATGATATTTAAAGGCTTGAATCTCAAGATTAAAGCTGGAAACACAATGGCACTAGTGGGACAGAGTGGTTCAGGCAAATCCACTGTCATTGGCTTGATTGAAAGATTTTACGATCCACTAAATGGATCCGTATTCATAGATGGATGTGACATCAAGCAGTATAACTTGAAGAACTTGAGGTCACAGATTGCTTTGGTAAGCCAAGAGCCTACTCTATTTGGTGGCACAATCCAAGAAAACATTGTATATGGTAAAGAAAATGCAACAGTGGCTGAAGTAAGGAAGGCTGCAAAACAAGCCAATGCTCATGAGTTTATAAG CTCCATGGAAAATGGATATGACACTTATTGTGGAGAAAGAGGAGTTCAGCTATCAGGTGGCCAGAAGCAGAGAATAGCACTTGCCCGAGCCATACTAAAGAACCCAAGTATCCTTCTCTTGGATGAAGCAACCAGTGCCCTTGATAGCGTGTCAGAGAATCTAGTCCAAGAAGCACTGGAGAAGATGACGGTTGGCAGAACATGTGTAGTGGTAGCTCACAGGTTGTCCACAATACAAAAATCAGACTCCATAGCGGTGATAATGAATGGGAAAGTAGCAGAACAAGGATCACACTCTGAACTGGTTTCAATTGGAAGTGGTGGTGCCTACTACTCTTTGATAAAACTACAAagcaatcaagcaatctcagcATGA